Genomic DNA from Sulfuricurvum sp. IAE1:
TATGCAGCTGCTTGGTGATCTGTTCGATCACCCGTACCGAGCCGGCGGTGACGATCGTGATCCGCGAATACTTCGAATCGGGGATCGGCGCGACGGTGAGCGACTCGATGTTGTAGCCGCGGCCTGAAAACAACCCGACGATCCGGGAGAGGACGCTCGCCTCGTTCAGTACGATAACGGAAATGACTCTGCGTGCGTTTTCCATTATTTCTCCTTGTATTCGAGCATCATGTTAAAGAGCGATCCGCCGGCGGGAACCATCGGCAGGACGTTTTCGAAACGGTTGACGACGACGTCGATGATCGCGACGACGTTTTTCTCCACCGCGTCTTTAAGGGCGGCGTCAAATTCCTCTTTGGTGTTGACGCGGTACCCTACCCCGCCGAACGCTTCGGCGAGTTTGACGAAATCGGGCTGCATCGACAGATCGGTCTGTGAATGGCGTTTGTCGTAGAACAGTGTCTGCCACTGCCGCACCATCCCCAGGAAGTTGTTGTTGAGGATGACGTTGATGACGGGAAGTTTGTATTCGACCGCCGTCATCAGCTCCTGAATGTTCATCAGGATCGAACCGTCCCCGGTAACGTTGATGCTGACCCGCTCTGGATCGGCCCGTTTGACCCCCAGTGCGGCGGGGAAACCGAATCCCATCGTCCCCAGACCGCCCGAACTGATCCACTGGCGCGGGCGGGAGAAGGGATAAAACTGCGCCGTCCACATCTGGTGCTGTCCGACGTCGGTGGAAATGTTGGCGTTTTCCCCCAGCAGCTGACCGATCCGCTCGATAACCCACTGCGGCTTGAGTCGATCCCCCTCTTCCTTGTACGAAAGAGGGTGGAGCTTGTTGAAGTTGGCGATCGTGTTGTGCCACGGGGCGTAACGGGCCGGATCAACCTGCTCTTTGGCCAGCGGCATCATCTGTTCGAGGACGTTTTTTACGTCGCCGACGATCGGATAATGGGCATGGACGAGTTTCGAAACCGATGCCGGATCGATGTCGACGTGGATGATCTGGGCGTTTTTGGCGAATTCGGAGAGTTTTCCCGTGACACGGTCGTCGAAACGCGCACCCAGCCCGATAACAAGATCGGTCTCGCTCATCGCCATGTTCGCCGCGTATGAACCGTGCATCCCGAGCATCGAGATCAGAAGCGGATCATCAAAACGGAGCGTTCCGCGCGCCATAAAGGTTTCGACCGCCGGGATCTGCGTCATCTGCGCGAACTCGCGGACCAGGTCGGCCGCACCGGAGCTGACAACTCCGCCGCCGAGGTAAAGGAGCGGACGTTTGGCCGCGGCGATCGCCTCGATCGCTTTTTTGATCTGGCGGGCGTTCCCTTTGGTGGTCGGTTTGTAGGTTTCGAGCTCGACCTCTTTGGAATAATCGAAATGGGCGATCTGCGCCGTCACGTCTTTGGGGATGTCGACGTGAACCGGGCCCGGACGTCCCGTGCGGGCGATGTAAAACGCTTCTTTAAGGACACGCGGCAAATCGGCCGCGTCGGTAACGAGGTAGTTGTGTTTCGTACACGGACGGCTGATCCCGACCGCGTCGATCTCCTGGAACGCGTCGGTTCCGATCAGCGACATGGGAACCTGGCCGCTGATGACGACGAGGGGAATGGAATCCATGTAGGCGTCAGCCAGCCCCGTCACGCCGTTGGTGAATCCGGGGCCTGAAGTGATCATGGCAACCCCGACTTTGCCCGTGGCTTTGGCGTACCCTTCGGCCGCGTGGACCGCCGCTTGTTCGTGGCGGGTCAGAATGTGCTGAAAAGAGCGCTGTTTGTAGATCTCATCATAGACGTTCATGATCGCTCCGCCGGGGTATCCGAACACCACGTCGACGCCCTCGGCGATAAGTGCTTCGATAACCATCTGCGCACCGCTGATTTGCATGTCGTCTCCTTTTTACTGTTTAGTTTAAATACGCTGACCGCTATGGCATTAAAGCCTGCCGCATGAATGAGGCGGGCAATAATCGTGCCGGGAATATAACGGAAAAAAATTGGGCCATTATAAAAGAAAGAAGCTATAAATTACGTTAAGGCTGGGAAAAGGAAGGTTTCAAGCCCCTAGAGGAGCTCGAGTTTATACAAAAAATGGCGCTCTTTGTAGGATGGAATGTCGAGTTCCTGGCGGTATTTGGCGATGACGCGACGGACCATTTTGACGCGGAAACGCTCTTCGATCATCTCATGGAGCGTTTTGTCGCTGTAGGGGTCGTCTTTGTTTTCGCTCTGCACCAGGCGCTGCAGAAAATGCTTGATTTCGGAGGTCGAAACCTCTCCGATGGAGTTGGAAAAGAAATCCTTGAACGCATAAAGCCCCCGCTCGGTCTGGATGTATTTGTCGGCGATGGCACGGGAGATCGTCGATTCGTTGAATCCCAGTTCGTCGGCGACATCCTGAAGGCGCAGCGGCTTGAGCTCACCCCCCATGAAAAAAGCGTACTGTTTTTCGATCAGGACCAGTGCGACGTTGTAAAGCGTCGCTTTGCGCAGGTCGAGGAGTTTGACGAGTTCGCGTGCCTCTTTGAATTTCTGTTTGGCGAAATGGTCGTATTTGTCGATCTGGTTGACCTGCAAATCGGGGTAAAAGGCATGGTTTATCCGGATGTTGAGCTCGGAGCCAGAAAACTCGACGAACAGATCCGGGGTGATCTGCGCCTCGGGTTCCATGTATTCCAGCGCCGGAGGGTTTTTCAGGTGTTGCAGAACATGCTTGGCATCCGATAGGCGGGGATGCTTGATAAACTTTTCCATTTTGTCGAACTGCAAAATCATCGCACTGAGCAAAATGCTCAGTTCATCGTCAAGATCGTAATCGGCCAGCTGGAACAAAAAGGACTCTTTGTAATCGCGCGCACCGACACCCGAAGGCTCCAAATGGGCAAAACGCTGACGCACCCGCTCAACCGTCTGGGGATCGGTATCGCACTGGCGGGCAACTTCTTCGACGCTCCCCTCGAAATACCCCTCTTCGTTGATGTAGTAGACGATCTGGCGGGCGATCTTCTGCGAAATAGGCGTCGGGAAAAGCGGTGCAACGATCTGTTCGTCGAGTTTTTCATACAGGGATGACGAAGCGATGCTGAGCCATTCGATCTGATCGGACGAGGCGTTGGAGACGTAGTTCTGGAACGCCCCGTATGCCGATGACCCCCCAGAAGAGGCATTGGACTGTTCAAAGCCCGATTTGACCTCTAGACAGGGATTTTCGTTGGTAATGACCTGCAAATGCTTTTCGAGGTCGTTCAAGGAGCATTGCAGCAACGGCAGCCATGTCTGCATCGACAATCTCGGCAGTTGTTTCTGTTTGAAAGATAGGGTTGTGTGCATCGTCTTCACCTGATACGAATCGTTTGATCGCCTTATGGGTTGCATATTTCGTTCTTGTTCATTATAGGGAGAGTTTCGGCGGGAATTCGGGGATAGCTGATTAAAAAACAATCAATTGTACCGGGACGGAGCAACTCCGTCCGCAAGGGCGATACGACGACGCGTATCAGTATTTGAGGCGAACCAATCCGTTCGGTGCGACGACTTTCATCTGGCACGCAAGACGCGCTTTGGGGTTGCTTTCGTTCAACGTTTTGAGTACCGCTTTTTCTTTGTCGTTGATTTCGCTCATGTACTCCATCCCCGACTCGACCGATACGACACAGGTACCGCATTCGCCGTCACGGCATCCGAAAGGCAAAGCGCTCCCCGATGCTTCGACGATATCCTGGATCGTTTTGCCCGGGCGGACGTTGATCGCCAGAAAGTCATTCATAATTTCTACACGTGTTGTCATCCCAACTCCTTTTTATTATGATGATGCACTAAACGAACGGGTCGTTTAGGATTAACCCTTGCGGGCACACTGTCCGGAACCGATTCCCGGACTCTCCTAATCCCAAAAAAAGCGCGATGCTACTCCCCCTTTTCCTGAGATTGCGCGGCATTGGCCGCGGCGCGTTCGGCACGGTGGCGTTTGATCCATGCCAACTCTTCGGCCACTTCGTCGTAACCGTCTTCCTCTTCGGCAGCTTCGAGTTCGGCTTCGCGGCAGCCGAAGATGACCCCCTCTTCGAAAAAATTCACTTCATAGATTCGGATCGTCTGCAAAAAATCGCCGATTTTGCGGACGTACCCTTCCGCCCCCGCATCG
This window encodes:
- a CDS encoding acetolactate synthase large subunit, which gives rise to MQISGAQMVIEALIAEGVDVVFGYPGGAIMNVYDEIYKQRSFQHILTRHEQAAVHAAEGYAKATGKVGVAMITSGPGFTNGVTGLADAYMDSIPLVVISGQVPMSLIGTDAFQEIDAVGISRPCTKHNYLVTDAADLPRVLKEAFYIARTGRPGPVHVDIPKDVTAQIAHFDYSKEVELETYKPTTKGNARQIKKAIEAIAAAKRPLLYLGGGVVSSGAADLVREFAQMTQIPAVETFMARGTLRFDDPLLISMLGMHGSYAANMAMSETDLVIGLGARFDDRVTGKLSEFAKNAQIIHVDIDPASVSKLVHAHYPIVGDVKNVLEQMMPLAKEQVDPARYAPWHNTIANFNKLHPLSYKEEGDRLKPQWVIERIGQLLGENANISTDVGQHQMWTAQFYPFSRPRQWISSGGLGTMGFGFPAALGVKRADPERVSINVTGDGSILMNIQELMTAVEYKLPVINVILNNNFLGMVRQWQTLFYDKRHSQTDLSMQPDFVKLAEAFGGVGYRVNTKEEFDAALKDAVEKNVVAIIDVVVNRFENVLPMVPAGGSLFNMMLEYKEK
- a CDS encoding nitrogen fixation protein NifZ; translated protein: MEPMPAPATTASTSEEMPISEDARRTNLYKMSAKDEILPVFRIGQRVRLIKAIRNDGTYPYAAPGEFLVDAGAEGYVRKIGDFLQTIRIYEVNFFEEGVIFGCREAELEAAEEEDGYDEVAEELAWIKRHRAERAAANAAQSQEKGE
- the rpoN gene encoding RNA polymerase factor sigma-54, producing MHTTLSFKQKQLPRLSMQTWLPLLQCSLNDLEKHLQVITNENPCLEVKSGFEQSNASSGGSSAYGAFQNYVSNASSDQIEWLSIASSSLYEKLDEQIVAPLFPTPISQKIARQIVYYINEEGYFEGSVEEVARQCDTDPQTVERVRQRFAHLEPSGVGARDYKESFLFQLADYDLDDELSILLSAMILQFDKMEKFIKHPRLSDAKHVLQHLKNPPALEYMEPEAQITPDLFVEFSGSELNIRINHAFYPDLQVNQIDKYDHFAKQKFKEARELVKLLDLRKATLYNVALVLIEKQYAFFMGGELKPLRLQDVADELGFNESTISRAIADKYIQTERGLYAFKDFFSNSIGEVSTSEIKHFLQRLVQSENKDDPYSDKTLHEMIEERFRVKMVRRVIAKYRQELDIPSYKERHFLYKLELL
- a CDS encoding 2Fe-2S iron-sulfur cluster binding domain-containing protein, which codes for MTTRVEIMNDFLAINVRPGKTIQDIVEASGSALPFGCRDGECGTCVVSVESGMEYMSEINDKEKAVLKTLNESNPKARLACQMKVVAPNGLVRLKY